In Trifolium pratense cultivar HEN17-A07 linkage group LG7, ARS_RC_1.1, whole genome shotgun sequence, a genomic segment contains:
- the LOC123893606 gene encoding allene oxide synthase-like yields MASTSLTLISSTFFQTEFPTKRTTICCSISKCPFTPNSVTPLKVSVSDKNMTQSPIPLTSITTLVSDTDTTPSSSSAPQQPSPQPPKKLPMRRIPGDYGLPFIGPFQDRLDYFYSEGGRDTFFRTKMNKYNSTIFRANMPPGPFISSNPNVIVLLDGKSFPILFDNSKVEKRDIFTGTFMPSTELTGGHRILSYLDPTEPKHEQLKSLIFFLLKTRSSHFIPEFQSSYTNLFDTLEKELAKTGKATFSDANDQAAFNYLAKAFFGTDPTETNLKMDAPKIVSKWTLMQLSPILSLGLPKYIQEPLFHTFRLPPILVKKDYQRLYDFFYESSTGPVLDEAVRLGVSKEEAVHNLLFTTCFNSFGGMKIFFPNLLKWIGRGGVNIHRRLAEEIRYVIKSNDGKVSMAAMEQMPLMKSVVYEALRIEPPVPLQYGKAKHDFVIENHENSFQVKEGEMLFGFQPFATKDPKIFDKADEFVGERFMGEGEKLLKHVFWSNGRETEEPTVGNKQCPGKDFVVLFSRLLVVELFLRYDTFSIQVGKSPTGSAVTFTSLKRATF; encoded by the coding sequence ATGGCTTCAACATCACTTACCTTAATATCTTCTACTTTCTTTCAAACAGAATTTCCAACAAAGAGAACAACCATTTGCTGCTCCATTTCCAAATGTCCTTTTACTCCAAATTCAGTTACACCATTAAAAGTCTCGGTGTCCGACAAAAACATGACACAATCCCCGATACCCCTTACTTCAATAACAACTTTAGTGTCAGACACAGACACGACACCATCCTCATCCTCTGCTCCACAACAACCATCACCCCAACCACCGAAAAAACTTCCAATGCGAAGAATCCCCGGTGATTACGGCCTCCCTTTCATAGGACCCTTCCAAGATCGTCTCGATTATTTCTACAGCGAAGGTGGCCGTGACACATTTTTTCGAACCAAAATGAACAAATACAATTCAACCATTTTTCGCGCAAATATGCCACCAGGCCCTTTCATTTCATCAAACCCAAATGTCATTGTTTTACTTGACGGAAAATCCTTTCCTATTCTCTTTGACAACTCCAAAGTCGAAAAACGTGACATCTTTACCGGAACTTTCATGCCGTCAACTGAACTCACCGGAGGTCACAGAATTCTCTCTTACCTCGATCCAACTGAACCAAAACACGAACAACTCAAAAGcctcatcttcttcctcctcaaAACTCGAAGCAGTCACTTCATCCCTGAGTTTCAGTCATCTTACACAAACCTCTTCGATACATTAGAAAAAGAGCTTGCTAAAACGGGAAAGGCAACTTTCAGTGACGCAAACGATCAAGCAGCATTTAACTACCTTGCAAAAGCATTTTTCGGAACTGACCCTACCGAAACAAATCTTAAAATGGATGCTCCAAAAATAGTATCTAAATGGACTCTGATGCAGCTAAGTCCAATTCTTTCGTTAGGCCTTCCAAAATATATTCAAGAACCACTTTTTCACACTTTTCGTCTTCCACCAATTCTGGTGAAAAAAGATTATCAGAGACTCTATGATTTTTTCTACGAGTCATCTACTGGACCGGTTTTAGATGAAGCAGTTAGACTCGGAGTTTCTAAAGAAGAAGCAGTTCATAATTTGTTATTCACAACATGTTTTAATTCGTTTGGCGGGATGAAGATTTTTTTCCCGAATTTGTTGAAGTGGATTGGAAGAGGCGGTGTTAATATACACCGTAGATTAGCAGAAGAGATTCGTTATGTCATTAAATCGAATGATGGGAAAGTGTCTATGGCTGCGATGGAACAAATGCCGTTGATGAAATCAGTGGTTTATGAAGCTCTTAGAATTGAACCACCAGTGCCATTACAATATGGTAAAGCAAAACATGATTTTGTTATTGAAAATCATGAGAATTCATTTCAAGTGAAAGAAGGTGAAATGTTGTTCGGGTTTCAACCTTTTGCGACGAAAGATCCTAAGATATTTGATAAAGCTGATGAGTTTGTTGGAGAGAGGTTTATGGGTGAAGGAGAGAAATTGTTGAAACATGTGTTTTGGTCGAATGGCCGTGAGACGGAAGAACCAACGGTTGGTAATAAGCAATGTCCTGGTAAGGATTTTGTCGTGTTGTTTTCGAGGCTTTTGGTGGTGGAGTTGTTTCTTCGTTATGATACTTTTAGTATTCAAGTTGGGAAGTCTCCAACAGGATCTGCTGTTACTTTTACCTCTCTCAAGAGAGCAACTTTTTAG
- the LOC123893607 gene encoding wall-associated receptor kinase-like 14, with protein MITKHSLLILLLSLIFLPIIKCQVNYRPCQQSCGSSKPFPYPFGFSSGCEIRLNCTVHGEIFIGEFPVQSVDSNSIILKIESQCNRRFETFHQLFSHKYAPTSGNVIMLQNCTENQSPCTIPEPLLPSLSKSESDGCHNNNNVSGGGGSSVSGGLKLSCYIENNTRGFVNETKLEQNGCKYFTSSISLERLRNRSDSAVSLDIATIELGWWLQGDRCLCSDHANCTQIESPIDGKPGFRCRCNEGFAGDGFLAGNGCRKTSSTCNPAKYMSGRCGGHARLIILIGGFIFGVSLMVALGSICCYFRRRTKLRVTKSTKRRFTETTNNYSVPIYPYKDIEKATNNFSEKQRLGTGAYGTVYSGKLYNDEYVAIKRIKHRDNESIEQVMNEIKLISSVRHPNLVRLLGCSIEYGEQILVYEFMPNGTLNQHLQREKGSGLSWPFRVKIATETAQAIAHLHSAINPPIYHRDIKSSNILLDQNFGSKVADFGLSRLGITEISHVSHVSTAPQGTPGYVDPQYHQDFHLSDKSDVYSFGVVLVEIITGLKVVDFSRPHNEVNLASLAVDRIRKGLLKDIIDPIVFLEPEATNDGWTLSSIHKVAELAFRCLAFHRDMRPCMTEVATELEQLSLNKWDSFGENSSIIDHFSSCSSSSSSENEKPLSSNTTLKDVEPKGKCHLKLETVPVSFKSVDRLNSNSPVSVQDPHIWFSEQSSPSSNSFPSKSFDHGSVSYGREASL; from the exons ATGATCACAAAACACTCGCTTCTAATCCTTTTATTATCGCTAATCTTTCTTCCAATAATCAAATGTCAAGTTAATTATCGTCCGTGCCAGCAATCATGTGGTTCATCAAAACCCTTCCCTTACCCATTCGGATTCTCTTCCGGTTGCGAAATTCGTCTAAACTGCACCGTCCACGGCGAAATCTTCATCGGAGAATTTCCAGTTCAATCGGTAGACTCAAACAGTATAATACTTAAAATCGAATCGCAATGTAATCGTCGATTTGAAACCTTTCATCAACTCTTCAGTCACAAATACGCACCTACTTCGGGAAACGTGATTATGTTACAGAATTGTACGGAAAATCAATCGCCTTGTACGATACCCGAGCCTCTGCTTCCTAGTCTATCCAAATCTGAATCTGACGGTtgccacaacaacaacaacgtcTCTGGCGGCGGCGGCAGCAGCGTTAGCGGGGGATTGAAATTGAGTTGTTACATTGAAAATAATACAAGAGGTTTCGTGAATGAGACAAAATTGGAGCAGAACGGGTGTAAGTACTTTACGTCGTCGATTTCATTGGAAAGATTGAGAAACCGTTCAGATTCGGCGGTTTCTTTGGATATAGCTACGATTGAGCTTGGATGGTGGCTTCAAGGAGATCGGTGTCTTTGTTCTGATCATGCTAATTGTACTCAAATCGAGTCACCGATTGATGGAAAGCCTGGATTTCGGTGTCGTTGTAATGAAGGATTCGCCGGCGATGGATTTTTGGCCGGAAATGGCTGCCGGAAAA CCTCATCAACATGCAACCCAGCAAAGTACATGTCCGGAAGATGTGGAGGACATGCAAGACTCATTATCTTAATTGGAG GATTTATTTTTGGTGTATCACTGATGGTTGCTCTGGGTTCAATATGCTGTTACTTTCGCCGACGCACCAAATTGAGAGTCACAAAGAGCACAAAAAGACGCTTCACTGAAACTACTAACAATTACAGTGTTCCTATCTATCCCTACAAAGACATAGAAAAagctacaaataatttttcagaGAAACAAAGATTGGGAACAGGAGCATATGGTACAGTTTATTCAGGAAAACTTTACAATGATGAATATGTCGCCATCAAAAGAATAAAACACAGAGACAATGAAAGCATTGAACAAGTCATGAATGAGATCAAACTCATTTCCTCTGTTAGGCACCCCAATTTAGTGCGCTTGTTGGGCTGTTCAATTGAATATGGAGAGCAAATATTAGTGTATGAGTTCATGCCCAACGGAACACTAAATCAGCATTTACAAAGAGAGAAAGGGAGTGGACTTTCATGGCCTTTTAGAGTCAAAATTGCAACAGAAACAGCACAAGCAATAGCTCATCTTCATTCAGCAATTAATCCACCTATTTACCATAGAGATATCAAATCAAGCAACATACTTTTGGACCAAAATTTTGGATCCAAAGTAGCAGATTTTGGGCTTTCTAGACTTGGAATAACTGAAATATCTCATGTTTCTCATGTTTCAACTGCCCCACAAGGAACACCTGGCTATGTTGACCCACAATACCATCAAGACTTTCACCTTTCTGATAAAAGTGATGTATATAGCTTTGGAGTTGTTCTCGTTGAGATCATAACAGGACTAAAAGTAGTTGATTTTTCTCGTCCTCATAATGAAGTGAATTTGGCTTCTCTTGCTGTTGATAGGATCAGAAAAGGGCTTTTAAAAGATATTATAGACCCAATTGTGTTTCTTGAGCCCGAAGCAACCAATGATGGGTGGACACTTTCTTCCATACACAAGGTAGCTGAGTTGGCATTCAGATGTCTTGCATTTCACAGGGATATGAGACCTTGTATGACAGAAGTGGCAACTGAGTTAGAGCAGCTAAGTTTGAATAAGTGGGACTCTTTTGGAGAAAACAGTTCTATTATAGATcacttctcttcttgttcttcttcttcttctagtgAAAATGAGAAACCATTGAGCAGCAACACTACATTGAAGGATGTTGAGCCTAAGGGTAAATGTCATCTTAAGCTGGAGACTGTGCCTGTTTCTTTTAAGTCAGTTGATAGGCTCAATAGTAACTCACCCGTTTCGGTGCAAGATCCACACATATGGTTTAGTGAGCAAAGCTCTCCTTCGTCAAATAGTTTCCCCAGTAAGTCATTTGATCATGGATCTGTTTCATATGGTCGAGAAGCTAGTTTGTAG